One segment of Streptomyces roseifaciens DNA contains the following:
- a CDS encoding TerD family protein, which yields MGVTLAKGGNVSLSKAAPNLTNVTVGLGWDARSTTGAPFDLDASALLCATGRVLGDEYFVFYNNLKSPEGSVEHTGDNLTGEGDGDDETILVDLTKVPAACDKIVFPVSIHDADARGQSFGQVSNAYIRVVNQADGTELARYDLSEDASSETAMIFGEVYRYGGEWKFRAVGQGYASGLRGIALDFGVNVS from the coding sequence ATGGGCGTCACGCTCGCCAAGGGAGGCAACGTCTCCCTCTCCAAGGCCGCACCCAACCTCACCAATGTGACGGTCGGTCTCGGCTGGGACGCGCGATCCACCACCGGAGCCCCCTTCGACCTCGACGCCAGCGCCCTGCTGTGCGCCACGGGCCGGGTGCTCGGTGACGAGTACTTCGTCTTCTACAACAACCTCAAGAGCCCCGAGGGCTCCGTCGAACACACCGGCGACAATCTCACCGGTGAGGGTGACGGCGACGACGAGACGATCCTGGTCGACCTCACCAAGGTCCCGGCCGCCTGCGACAAGATCGTCTTTCCGGTCAGCATTCACGACGCCGATGCCCGTGGCCAGAGCTTCGGCCAGGTCAGCAATGCCTACATCCGCGTGGTCAACCAGGCCGACGGCACCGAACTCGCCCGCTACGACCTCAGCGAGGACGCCTCCAGCGAGACCGCGATGATCTTCGGCGAGGTCTACCGTTACGGCGGCGAATGGAAGTTCCGGGCGGTGGGTCAGGGGTACGCGTCGGGCCTGCGCGGCATCGCCCTAGACTTCGGGGTCAACGTTTCGTAA
- a CDS encoding TerD family protein produces MTHAMLKGSNIPLDARAVRAVLRWTPGPGVPDVDASALLVGEEGRVRSDEDFVFYNQPRHPSGAVRHLRKKRLVEGLTDAIETDLTALEPSVQRVVLAASADGGDFGRVRDLCVLVYDAAAVPPGQTGEPLALFEVQPETGSETAMICGELYRRGEGWKFRALGQGYASGLVGLATEFGISVDESEETGGEGQAPAGVPTGAPEGAPSPTPTGGPMPTPAPTPTPAPAPDPECTPEPAPQPQPQPQPGYGYPPPPPVPPVAPAAPVAPPQPAYGYPQQPVPSAGAPSYGYPPPYRPVPDPSFRLPPQGPQFLPNR; encoded by the coding sequence ATGACGCACGCCATGCTGAAGGGGTCGAACATCCCGCTGGACGCCCGCGCCGTGCGGGCCGTACTGCGCTGGACCCCCGGCCCGGGCGTCCCGGACGTGGATGCCTCCGCCCTGCTCGTGGGCGAGGAGGGCCGCGTTCGCTCGGACGAGGACTTCGTCTTCTACAACCAGCCCCGCCACCCCTCCGGCGCCGTCCGCCACCTGCGCAAGAAACGGCTGGTCGAAGGCTTGACGGACGCGATCGAGACCGACCTGACCGCGCTGGAGCCGTCGGTGCAGCGGGTCGTGCTGGCCGCCTCGGCGGACGGCGGCGACTTCGGCCGGGTCCGGGACCTGTGCGTCCTGGTCTACGACGCGGCGGCGGTCCCCCCGGGGCAGACCGGGGAGCCGCTCGCACTGTTCGAGGTCCAGCCGGAGACGGGCTCCGAGACCGCGATGATCTGCGGGGAGCTCTACCGGCGCGGGGAGGGCTGGAAGTTCCGGGCGCTGGGGCAGGGCTACGCGTCGGGGCTGGTCGGACTGGCCACGGAGTTCGGGATCTCGGTCGACGAATCCGAGGAGACGGGCGGCGAGGGACAGGCGCCGGCCGGAGTGCCCACGGGGGCGCCCGAGGGGGCGCCGTCCCCCACACCGACGGGCGGACCGATGCCCACACCGGCGCCCACGCCCACGCCCGCCCCCGCGCCCGATCCGGAGTGCACGCCTGAGCCGGCGCCGCAGCCGCAGCCGCAGCCGCAGCCGGGGTACGGGTATCCGCCGCCGCCCCCGGTACCGCCGGTGGCCCCGGCCGCACCGGTGGCGCCGCCGCAGCCGGCGTACGGCTACCCGCAGCAGCCCGTGCCCTCGGCGGGCGCGCCGTCCTACGGGTATCCGCCGCCGTACCGGCCGGTGCCGGACCCGTCCTTCCGGCTGCCGCCGCAGGGCCCGCAGTTCCTGCCGAACCGCTGA
- a CDS encoding TerD family protein codes for MGVSLSKGGNVSLTKAAPNLTAVIVGLGWDARTTTGTDFDLDASALLTNDQGKVANDQNFVFFNNLKSPDGSVEHQGDNLTGEGEGDDEVIKVNLAGVPADVAKIVFPVSIYEAESRQQSFGQVRNAYIRVVNQADNAELARYDLSEDASTETAMVFGELYRHGAEWKFRAIGQGYASGLRGIAQDFGVNV; via the coding sequence GTGGGAGTCAGTCTCAGCAAGGGCGGCAACGTCTCGCTGACCAAGGCGGCCCCGAACCTGACCGCGGTCATCGTCGGTCTCGGCTGGGACGCCCGTACCACCACCGGTACGGACTTCGACCTGGACGCCAGCGCACTGCTGACGAACGACCAGGGGAAGGTCGCCAACGACCAGAACTTCGTCTTCTTCAACAACCTCAAGAGCCCCGACGGCTCCGTCGAGCACCAGGGTGACAACCTCACCGGTGAGGGCGAGGGCGACGACGAGGTCATCAAGGTCAACCTGGCCGGCGTGCCCGCCGATGTCGCCAAGATCGTGTTCCCGGTCTCGATCTACGAGGCCGAGTCGCGCCAGCAGAGCTTCGGTCAGGTCCGCAACGCGTACATCCGCGTGGTGAACCAGGCCGACAACGCCGAGCTCGCCCGCTACGACCTCAGCGAGGACGCCTCGACCGAGACCGCCATGGTCTTCGGCGAGCTCTACCGCCACGGCGCGGAGTGGAAGTTCCGCGCCATCGGCCAGGGTTACGCCTCGGGCCTGCGTGGCATCGCGCAGGACTTCGGCGTCAACGTCTGA
- a CDS encoding TerD family protein has protein sequence MAVWDRFFSNWGRAAAQQLDFGGAHGAVELTKRHPSFSLSKQGAVTGNLRVNLSWRMRTSDFGDRPGRIQGLRHPMRKFRPEMVQAQGPAMVNVDLDLACMYELQDGAKGVVQPLGNILGSINSPPYVQLSGDDRFGSGSGETIYINMDHRAEIKRLLIFVYIYDGTPAFDRTHATVTLYPGNGPRIEIALEERAPEARSCAVVMLENVKGEIILRREMKYVYGFQAELDRLYGWGLQWGRGYKTKV, from the coding sequence ATGGCGGTCTGGGACAGGTTCTTCAGCAACTGGGGGCGCGCGGCCGCGCAGCAGCTCGACTTCGGCGGTGCGCACGGCGCCGTCGAGCTGACCAAGCGTCATCCCTCGTTCTCGCTCAGCAAGCAGGGGGCGGTCACCGGCAATCTCCGGGTCAACCTCTCCTGGCGGATGCGCACCTCGGACTTCGGCGACCGGCCCGGCCGCATCCAGGGTCTACGGCACCCCATGCGCAAGTTCCGGCCCGAGATGGTGCAGGCGCAGGGCCCCGCCATGGTGAACGTCGACCTCGACCTCGCCTGCATGTACGAGCTCCAGGACGGCGCCAAAGGCGTGGTGCAGCCCCTCGGGAACATACTGGGCAGCATCAACAGCCCGCCGTACGTCCAGCTGAGCGGCGACGACAGGTTCGGCTCCGGGTCCGGCGAGACGATCTACATCAACATGGACCACCGTGCCGAGATCAAGCGACTGCTGATCTTCGTCTACATCTATGACGGCACCCCGGCGTTCGACCGTACGCACGCCACGGTCACGCTCTACCCGGGCAACGGCCCCCGGATCGAGATCGCCCTGGAGGAGCGCGCACCGGAGGCGCGGTCGTGCGCCGTGGTGATGCTGGAGAACGTCAAGGGCGAGATCATCCTGCGGCGCGAGATGAAGTACGTGTACGGCTTCCAGGCGGAGCTGGACCGGTTGTACGGGTGGGGGCTGCAGTGGGGGAGGGGGTACAAGACGAAGGTGTGA
- a CDS encoding HpcH/HpaI aldolase/citrate lyase family protein yields MRHFEHLAPSVRNGLFHREPVAFDAGSPARTLSVALGATLYSPGTRPALAADIAKQAGRGVVSMVLCLEDSIGDQDVVAAEENLVRQFTAMDAAGGGPVPLLFIRVREPAQITDLVRRLGPAVRLLSGFVLPKFTEERGVPFLEALTEAEAECGHRLFAMPVLESPELLHLETRREALAGIARTVEKYRDRVLALRLGVTDFCSAYGLRRAPDMTAYDVQLVASVIADVVNVLGRADGTGFTVTGPVWEYFRQHERMFKPQLRRTPFAGPAEELRTALIQHDMDGLLREIQLDRANGLQGKTCIHPSHVAPVHALSVVSHEEFSDAQDILRPEQDGGGVLRSAYTNKMNEVKPHRAWAERIMLRAEVFGVAREDVSFVELLAASVGAGA; encoded by the coding sequence ATGAGGCATTTCGAACACCTTGCGCCCTCAGTGCGGAATGGTCTGTTCCACCGGGAGCCGGTCGCCTTCGACGCCGGCTCCCCGGCCCGCACGCTCTCCGTCGCCCTCGGCGCCACGCTCTACAGCCCCGGCACGCGGCCGGCCCTCGCCGCGGACATCGCCAAGCAGGCCGGGCGCGGCGTCGTGTCCATGGTGCTCTGCCTGGAGGACTCCATAGGCGACCAGGACGTCGTCGCCGCCGAGGAGAACCTCGTCCGGCAGTTCACCGCGATGGACGCGGCCGGCGGCGGTCCGGTGCCCCTGCTCTTCATCCGTGTGCGCGAGCCCGCCCAGATCACCGATCTCGTGCGGCGGCTCGGGCCCGCCGTCCGGCTGCTCTCCGGCTTCGTCCTGCCGAAGTTCACCGAGGAGCGGGGCGTGCCCTTCCTGGAGGCGCTCACCGAGGCCGAGGCGGAGTGCGGCCACCGGCTCTTCGCCATGCCCGTTCTGGAGTCGCCCGAGCTGCTGCACCTGGAGACGCGGCGCGAGGCCCTCGCCGGGATCGCCCGCACCGTCGAGAAGTACCGCGACCGGGTGCTCGCCCTGCGGCTCGGCGTCACCGACTTCTGCTCCGCGTACGGGCTGCGCCGGGCGCCCGACATGACCGCCTACGACGTCCAGCTCGTCGCCTCGGTGATCGCCGACGTCGTGAACGTGCTCGGACGGGCCGACGGCACCGGGTTCACCGTCACCGGCCCGGTGTGGGAGTACTTCAGACAGCACGAGCGGATGTTCAAGCCGCAGCTGCGGCGCACGCCCTTCGCCGGGCCCGCGGAGGAGCTGCGCACCGCCCTCATCCAGCACGACATGGACGGGCTCCTGCGCGAGATCCAGCTCGACCGGGCGAACGGGCTCCAGGGCAAGACCTGCATCCACCCCTCGCACGTCGCGCCCGTTCACGCCCTGTCCGTCGTCAGCCATGAAGAGTTCAGCGATGCGCAGGACATCCTGCGGCCGGAACAGGACGGCGGCGGCGTGCTGCGGTCCGCCTACACGAACAAGATGAACGAAGTGAAGCCGCACCGGGCCTGGGCCGAGCGGATCATGCTGCGCGCCGAGGTGTTCGGCGTCGCGCGGGAGGACGTGAGCTTTGTGGAGCTGCTGGCGGCGAGCGTGGGGGCGGGCGCGTGA
- a CDS encoding DUF475 domain-containing protein, producing MLLKTFGWSFAITAAGLALAGVLWGWQGLAIVAILSVLEISLSFDNAVINAGILRKMNPFWQKMFLTLGILIAVFGMRLVFPVFIVAITAKLGPIEAVKVAIQDHDRYEALVTSAHPAIAAFGGMFLLMIFLDFVFEDRDIKWLAWLEKPLAKLGKLETLSIVVSLVILLIAATTFATAVPVHDGEGTIDKATTVLLAGIGGLVTYLVVGGISGFFENRLEEAEEDEEDEAAKDAAPATAKQGNGSVVGLAGKAAFFLFLYLEVIDASFSFDGVIGAFAVTNDIFVMALGLGIGAMYIRSLTVFLVRKGTLDDYVYLEHGAHYAIGALAVILLISIKHEVPEVVTGLIGVVLIGLSFMSSVMRNRKEAAEGNGSGTKSEVASGA from the coding sequence GTGCTCCTGAAAACCTTTGGTTGGTCGTTCGCCATCACGGCGGCCGGACTGGCCTTGGCCGGTGTCCTCTGGGGGTGGCAGGGGCTCGCGATCGTCGCGATACTGTCCGTCCTCGAGATCTCGCTCTCGTTCGACAACGCGGTCATCAATGCCGGAATCCTCCGGAAGATGAACCCGTTCTGGCAGAAGATGTTCCTGACCCTGGGCATCCTCATCGCCGTCTTCGGCATGAGGCTGGTGTTCCCGGTCTTCATCGTCGCCATCACCGCGAAGCTGGGGCCGATCGAAGCGGTCAAGGTCGCCATTCAGGATCACGACCGGTACGAGGCGCTGGTCACCAGCGCCCACCCGGCCATTGCCGCGTTCGGTGGCATGTTCCTGCTGATGATCTTCCTGGACTTCGTCTTCGAGGACCGGGACATCAAGTGGCTCGCCTGGCTGGAGAAGCCGCTCGCCAAGCTCGGCAAGCTGGAGACCCTCTCCATCGTCGTCTCCCTGGTCATCCTCCTGATCGCCGCCACCACCTTCGCCACCGCCGTCCCGGTGCACGACGGTGAGGGCACGATCGACAAGGCCACCACGGTCCTGCTCGCCGGAATCGGCGGTCTGGTGACGTATCTGGTCGTCGGCGGAATCTCCGGCTTCTTCGAGAACCGTCTCGAAGAGGCCGAGGAGGACGAGGAGGACGAGGCCGCGAAGGATGCGGCGCCCGCCACCGCGAAGCAGGGCAACGGCTCGGTCGTCGGCCTCGCCGGCAAGGCCGCCTTCTTCCTGTTCCTCTACCTCGAGGTCATCGACGCGTCCTTCTCCTTCGACGGTGTCATCGGCGCCTTCGCCGTCACCAACGACATCTTCGTGATGGCCCTCGGCCTCGGCATCGGCGCCATGTACATCCGGTCGCTGACGGTCTTCCTCGTCCGCAAGGGGACCCTGGACGACTACGTCTATCTCGAGCACGGCGCGCACTACGCCATCGGTGCCCTCGCCGTCATCCTGCTGATCTCCATCAAGCACGAGGTCCCCGAGGTCGTCACCGGTCTCATCGGTGTGGTCCTCATCGGGCTGTCCTTCATGTCCTCCGTGATGCGCAACCGCAAGGAGGCGGCGGAGGGCAATGGCTCCGGCACCAAGTCGGAAGTCGCTTCCGGCGCCTGA